Proteins from one Paraburkholderia sp. BL10I2N1 genomic window:
- the dnaJ gene encoding molecular chaperone DnaJ, which produces MAKRDYYEVLGVAKNASDDEIKKAYRKLAMKHHPDRNPGNKDAEGHFKEVKEAYEMLSDSQKRAAYDQYGHAGVDPNMGAAGAQGFGGFADAFGDIFGDIFGQAAGGAARGGRAGPQVYRGADLRYSMEITLEQAAHGYDTQIRVPSWVSCAICHGSGAKPGTKPETCPTCNGSGAVRMSQGFFSIQQTCPKCHGTGTYIPEPCAHCHGAGKTKETKTLEVKIPAGIDDGMRIRSAGNGEPGVNGGPSGDLYVEIHIKQHSVFERDGDDLHCQMPIPFTTAALGGEIEVPTLAGRASFTVPEGTQSGKTFRLRSKGIKGLRSSIAGDLYVHVQVETPVKLTEAQREILQQFEKSLIEGGARHSPQSKSWFDRVKSFFD; this is translated from the coding sequence ATGGCGAAACGGGATTATTACGAGGTTCTGGGCGTCGCAAAGAACGCGAGCGACGACGAAATCAAGAAGGCTTATCGCAAGCTGGCGATGAAGCATCACCCCGACCGCAATCCGGGCAACAAGGATGCGGAAGGGCATTTCAAAGAGGTGAAGGAAGCCTATGAAATGCTGTCGGACTCGCAAAAACGCGCGGCGTACGACCAGTACGGCCACGCTGGCGTGGATCCGAACATGGGCGCAGCCGGGGCGCAAGGCTTCGGCGGATTTGCCGATGCGTTCGGCGACATTTTCGGCGACATCTTTGGCCAGGCTGCCGGCGGTGCCGCACGTGGTGGCCGCGCGGGTCCGCAGGTGTATCGCGGCGCCGATCTGCGCTACAGCATGGAAATCACGCTCGAGCAGGCTGCTCACGGTTATGACACGCAGATTCGCGTGCCGAGCTGGGTTTCGTGCGCGATCTGTCACGGCTCCGGCGCGAAGCCGGGTACCAAGCCGGAAACATGTCCGACCTGTAATGGCTCGGGCGCGGTACGGATGTCGCAGGGTTTCTTCAGTATCCAGCAAACCTGTCCGAAGTGCCACGGCACCGGCACCTACATTCCTGAACCGTGCGCGCATTGTCACGGCGCGGGCAAGACCAAGGAAACCAAGACGCTCGAAGTGAAGATTCCGGCCGGCATCGATGACGGCATGCGTATCCGTTCGGCCGGTAACGGTGAGCCGGGTGTCAATGGTGGTCCGTCGGGCGATCTGTACGTCGAGATTCACATCAAGCAGCACTCGGTGTTTGAGCGCGACGGCGATGATCTGCATTGCCAGATGCCGATTCCATTTACGACGGCGGCGCTCGGCGGAGAGATAGAAGTGCCGACGCTTGCAGGTCGCGCAAGCTTCACGGTGCCGGAAGGCACGCAGTCGGGCAAGACGTTCCGTCTGCGCAGCAAGGGTATCAAGGGGCTGCGCTCGAGCATCGCGGGTGATCTCTATGTGCACGTGCAGGTCGAGACCCCGGTCAAGCTCACCGAGGCGCAGCGCGAAATCCTGCAACAATTCGAGAAGTCGCTCATTGAGGGTGGTGCAAGACATAGCCCGCAAAGCAAGAGCTGGTTCGACCGGGTGAAGAGCTTCTTCGATTAA
- the dnaK gene encoding molecular chaperone DnaK produces MGKIIGIDLGTTNSCVALMEGNTVKVIENSEGARTTPSIIAYMDDNEILVGAPAKRQSVTNPRNTLFAVKRLIGRRFEEKEVQKDIGLMPYKIMKADNGDAWVEVREQKLAPPQISAEVLRKMKKTAEDYLGEPVTEAVITVPAYFNDSQRQATKDAGRIAGLEVKRIINEPTAAALAFGLDKAEKGDRKIAVFDLGGGTFDISIIEIADVDGEMQFEVLSTNGDTFLGGEDFDQRIIDYIIGEFKKEQGVDLSKDVLALQRLKESAEKAKIELSSSQQTEINLPYITADASGPKHLNLKITRAKLEALVEELIERTIEPCRIAIKDAGVKVSEIDDVILVGGMTRMPKVQEKVKEFFGKEPRRDVNPDEAVAVGAAIQGQVLSGDRKDVLLLDVTPLSLGIETLGGVMTKMINKNTTIPTKHAQVYSTADDNQGAVTIKVFQGEREMAAGNKLLGEFNLEGIPPAPRGVPQIEVSFDIDANGILHVGAKDKATGKENRITIKANSGLSEAEIEKMVKDAEANAEEDHKLRELADARNQGDALVHSTKKALTEYGDKIEAAEKEKIEAALKELEEALKSGSSDKATIEAKIEAVATSSQKLGEKMYADMQAAQGAAGAAGAAGAAGSTSAGGASQPEDDVVDAEFKEVKKD; encoded by the coding sequence ATGGGCAAAATCATCGGCATCGACCTCGGCACTACCAATTCGTGCGTGGCGTTGATGGAAGGTAATACCGTCAAGGTGATCGAAAACTCGGAAGGCGCCCGCACGACGCCGTCGATCATCGCTTACATGGACGACAACGAGATTCTCGTTGGCGCTCCCGCCAAGCGTCAGTCGGTCACGAACCCGAGGAACACGCTGTTCGCGGTCAAGCGTCTGATCGGTCGTCGCTTCGAAGAAAAGGAAGTGCAGAAAGACATCGGCCTGATGCCGTACAAGATCATGAAGGCCGACAACGGCGACGCATGGGTCGAAGTACGCGAGCAGAAGCTGGCGCCGCCGCAAATCTCGGCGGAAGTACTGCGCAAGATGAAGAAGACCGCTGAAGACTACCTCGGCGAGCCGGTCACGGAAGCAGTGATCACGGTTCCTGCGTACTTCAACGACAGCCAGCGCCAGGCCACCAAGGACGCAGGCCGCATCGCCGGTCTGGAAGTGAAGCGGATCATCAACGAGCCGACCGCTGCCGCACTCGCGTTCGGTCTCGACAAGGCCGAAAAGGGCGACCGCAAGATCGCCGTGTTTGACCTCGGGGGCGGTACGTTCGACATTTCCATCATCGAAATCGCAGACGTTGACGGTGAAATGCAGTTCGAAGTGCTGTCGACGAACGGTGATACGTTCCTCGGTGGTGAAGACTTCGACCAGCGCATCATCGATTACATCATTGGCGAATTCAAGAAGGAGCAGGGCGTCGATCTGTCGAAGGACGTGCTCGCGCTGCAACGCCTGAAGGAATCGGCCGAAAAGGCCAAGATCGAACTGTCGTCGAGCCAGCAGACGGAAATCAATCTGCCGTACATCACGGCTGATGCGTCGGGTCCAAAGCACTTGAACCTGAAAATTACGCGTGCGAAGCTTGAAGCGCTGGTCGAAGAGCTGATCGAGCGCACGATCGAACCGTGCCGCATCGCGATCAAGGACGCGGGCGTAAAGGTTAGCGAGATCGACGACGTGATTCTGGTCGGCGGTATGACGCGCATGCCGAAGGTGCAGGAGAAGGTGAAGGAGTTCTTCGGCAAGGAGCCGCGTCGTGACGTGAACCCGGACGAAGCCGTGGCCGTGGGCGCCGCGATTCAGGGTCAGGTTCTGTCGGGCGACCGCAAGGACGTCCTGCTGCTCGACGTGACCCCGCTGTCGCTCGGCATCGAAACGCTCGGCGGCGTGATGACGAAGATGATCAACAAGAACACGACGATCCCGACGAAGCACGCCCAGGTGTATTCGACGGCGGACGACAACCAGGGCGCCGTGACGATCAAGGTGTTCCAGGGTGAGCGCGAAATGGCAGCGGGTAACAAGCTGCTCGGCGAGTTCAACCTCGAGGGCATTCCGCCTGCACCGCGCGGCGTGCCGCAGATCGAAGTGAGCTTCGACATCGACGCGAACGGCATTTTGCACGTCGGCGCGAAGGACAAGGCGACCGGCAAGGAAAACCGCATCACGATCAAGGCGAACTCGGGTCTGTCGGAAGCCGAAATCGAGAAGATGGTAAAGGACGCGGAAGCGAACGCGGAAGAAGATCACAAGCTGCGTGAACTGGCTGATGCCCGCAATCAGGGCGATGCACTCGTCCACAGCACGAAGAAGGCGCTGACGGAATACGGCGACAAGATCGAAGCGGCCGAGAAGGAAAAGATCGAAGCTGCGCTGAAGGAACTCGAAGAAGCGCTGAAGAGCGGCTCGAGCGACAAGGCGACGATCGAAGCGAAGATCGAAGCGGTGGCCACGTCGTCACAGAAGCTCGGCGAAAAGATGTACGCCGACATGCAGGCGGCTCAAGGTGCTGCGGGTGCCGCTGGCGCGGCGGGTGCAGCGGGCAGTACGTCCGCGGGCGGTGCGAGCCAGCCGGAAGATGACGTTGTCGACGCCGAGTTCAAGGAAGTGAAAAAGGACTAA
- a CDS encoding thioredoxin family protein, producing MANIPVDSTAFAVFDMQELSAALFDAGLASAGDDLAVVFFWGLDCFNCEVAKKAMLAQPDAIRALGLKWFHSNVYEHRELGRRFVLHGVPTWYFFHRGKRLGRATGRHGLAQFEAAVAAAREKIRGAAIRGAAIGEATASGPVDGSAPGSGRADAAATVSVANRAPKGAVSPETTATRSGD from the coding sequence ATGGCCAATATTCCCGTCGACTCCACGGCATTCGCCGTCTTCGATATGCAGGAATTGAGCGCCGCATTGTTCGACGCAGGCCTTGCATCGGCCGGGGACGACCTCGCGGTTGTCTTCTTCTGGGGTCTCGACTGCTTCAACTGTGAGGTCGCCAAGAAAGCGATGCTGGCCCAGCCGGATGCGATCCGCGCGCTTGGTCTGAAATGGTTTCACAGCAACGTCTACGAGCACCGCGAGTTGGGCCGCCGGTTCGTGCTGCATGGCGTGCCCACGTGGTACTTCTTCCACCGCGGCAAGCGGCTTGGTCGGGCGACGGGCCGGCATGGTCTCGCGCAGTTCGAAGCAGCCGTGGCAGCAGCGCGTGAGAAAATTCGTGGGGCGGCCATCCGTGGGGCGGCCATTGGTGAGGCAACCGCTAGCGGTCCGGTCGACGGCTCAGCCCCCGGCAGCGGGCGGGCGGACGCCGCTGCAACCGTCAGCGTGGCAAATCGTGCCCCGAAAGGCGCCGTTTCGCCGGAAACCACGGCCACCCGTTCAGGCGATTGA
- the grpE gene encoding nucleotide exchange factor GrpE produces the protein MENTQENPTGQNATPADENGRTAAEAGTVDQQDIAPEAAPAGAEVALAEAQAKIGELQESFLRAKAETENVRRRAHEDVKKAHKFAIESFAEHLLPVLDSLEAALADNSGDLAKVREGVELTLRQLTGALEKGRVVALNPVGEKFDPHRHQAISMVPAEQEPNTVVAVLQKGYVIADRVLRPALVTVAAPK, from the coding sequence ATGGAAAACACGCAAGAGAATCCGACTGGCCAGAACGCCACGCCTGCTGACGAAAACGGCCGCACGGCCGCTGAAGCTGGCACGGTCGATCAACAGGACATTGCGCCTGAAGCGGCGCCGGCTGGCGCAGAGGTCGCTCTGGCCGAAGCGCAGGCAAAGATCGGCGAACTGCAGGAAAGCTTCCTGCGCGCAAAGGCCGAAACGGAAAACGTGCGCCGCCGGGCGCACGAAGACGTAAAGAAGGCGCACAAGTTCGCGATCGAAAGCTTTGCCGAACATCTGCTGCCGGTGCTCGACAGCCTCGAGGCTGCGCTTGCCGACAACTCCGGCGATCTGGCGAAGGTCCGCGAAGGCGTCGAGTTGACGCTGCGCCAGTTGACCGGCGCGCTCGAGAAGGGCCGCGTCGTCGCATTGAACCCAGTCGGCGAGAAGTTCGATCCGCATCGTCACCAGGCGATTTCGATGGTTCCGGCCGAACAGGAGCCGAACACCGTCGTCGCCGTGCTGCAAAAGGGCTACGTGATCGCCGATCGCGTGCTGCGTCCGGCGCTGGTGACGGTCGCGGCGCCCAAATAA
- a CDS encoding RNA-binding S4 domain-containing protein, whose amino-acid sequence MNYKISTEPGARLRIDKWLWAARFFKTRSLATDAVEKGRVRIEGAPVKPSKDVRVGDAVEIEIERIVWQVEVLGICDVRGPASIAQTLYAETAAGREKRLLELERRKTYREPAAAMHGRPTKRDRRIIDKLSGGD is encoded by the coding sequence GTGAATTACAAAATCTCGACCGAACCGGGTGCGCGCCTGCGCATCGACAAATGGCTGTGGGCCGCGCGCTTCTTCAAGACGCGCTCGCTGGCGACGGATGCCGTCGAAAAAGGACGCGTGCGGATTGAGGGCGCGCCGGTGAAGCCCTCGAAGGATGTGCGCGTCGGCGACGCGGTCGAAATCGAGATTGAACGGATCGTGTGGCAGGTGGAAGTACTGGGAATCTGCGACGTCCGCGGGCCGGCCAGCATCGCGCAGACGCTTTACGCGGAAACGGCGGCGGGTAGGGAAAAGCGCCTGCTTGAACTGGAACGGCGCAAGACGTATCGCGAACCGGCGGCCGCCATGCACGGGCGGCCGACCAAGCGCGACCGGCGCATTATCGACAAACTTTCAGGTGGGGATTGA
- the hemH gene encoding ferrochelatase, with product MRFDLERPSQSATSHRVAVLLINLGTPDAPTPRAVRRYLAQFLSDSRVVEIPAVIWQVILRLLILPFRGRASAKKYAAVWMPEGSPLRVHTEKQVEALRHLLQLNDYQVIVDYAMRYGTPGVPAMLNQLKLAGAERVLLMPMYPQYSSSTTATAFDDAFVALGRMRNQPEIRTVRHYCDHPAYIAALAAQVHHYWQTHGLPDFAAGDKLILSFHGVPKRTLDLGDPYHEQCQQTAALLMNALRLTPVECRVTFQSRFGRAEWLQPYTAPTLKELGSAGVRRADVFCPGFTADCLETIEEIGIEVRDEFLHAGGREFHRIPCVNASQAWIAALGEIVAQHLQGWPVVQPVAAHGAAVA from the coding sequence ATGCGTTTCGACCTCGAGCGGCCTTCGCAGTCCGCCACGTCACATCGTGTCGCGGTGCTGCTGATCAATCTCGGTACGCCCGATGCGCCGACGCCACGTGCCGTACGGCGCTACCTCGCGCAGTTCCTGTCCGATTCACGCGTGGTCGAGATCCCGGCCGTGATCTGGCAGGTGATCCTGCGCCTGTTGATCCTGCCGTTTCGCGGTCGCGCGTCGGCGAAGAAATACGCCGCTGTCTGGATGCCGGAAGGTTCGCCGTTGCGCGTGCATACGGAGAAGCAGGTGGAAGCGTTGCGGCACCTGTTGCAGTTGAACGACTATCAGGTGATCGTCGATTACGCGATGCGCTACGGCACGCCGGGCGTTCCGGCAATGCTGAACCAGTTGAAGCTCGCGGGCGCCGAGCGCGTGCTGCTGATGCCGATGTATCCGCAGTACTCATCGTCGACCACAGCCACTGCGTTCGACGACGCATTTGTCGCGTTGGGTCGCATGCGCAACCAGCCGGAAATCCGGACTGTGCGTCACTACTGCGATCATCCCGCCTACATCGCCGCACTGGCCGCGCAGGTTCACCATTATTGGCAAACGCACGGCCTCCCGGATTTCGCAGCGGGCGACAAGCTGATTCTCAGTTTCCATGGCGTGCCGAAGCGCACGCTCGATCTGGGGGACCCGTACCACGAGCAGTGCCAGCAGACTGCGGCCTTGCTGATGAATGCGCTGCGTCTCACGCCGGTGGAGTGTCGCGTTACGTTTCAGTCGCGTTTTGGCCGTGCTGAATGGCTGCAGCCTTACACAGCGCCAACCCTGAAGGAACTGGGTTCCGCAGGCGTGCGCCGTGCGGATGTCTTTTGCCCCGGATTTACCGCCGACTGCCTCGAAACCATCGAGGAAATCGGCATCGAAGTTCGCGACGAGTTCCTGCATGCCGGTGGCCGCGAGTTTCACCGGATTCCGTGCGTGAATGCTTCGCAGGCGTGGATCGCCGCGCTCGGCGAGATCGTCGCGCAGCACCTGCAGGGCTGGCCGGTGGTGCAGCCGGTCGCAGCGCACGGGGCGGCGGTCGCATGA
- the hrcA gene encoding heat-inducible transcriptional repressor HrcA: protein MLDPRAQTLLKTLIERYIAEGQPVGSRTLSRYSGLELSPATIRNVMSDLEDLGLVISPHTSAGRIPTPRGYRLFVDTMLTVESAADEEAVMRTVKTTLQVGEPQKIVAAAASVLSNLSQFAGVVLTPRRSHVFKQIEFMRLSDKRILLIIVTPEGDVQNRMMATQRDFSPSQLTEASNYINAHFAGLSFDEVRRRLREEIDELRGDMTALMHAAVTASTDEADTGETVLISGERNLLEVADLSSDMARLRKLFDVFDQKTSLLQLLDVSSHAQGVQIFIGGESNLVPIEEMSVVTAPYEVNGKIVGTLGVIGPTRMAYNRVIPIVDITARLLSLTLSQQ, encoded by the coding sequence ATGCTAGATCCTCGCGCACAAACCCTCCTCAAAACGCTGATCGAGCGCTATATCGCTGAAGGTCAGCCGGTCGGCTCGCGCACGCTGTCCCGGTACTCGGGCCTCGAACTGAGCCCGGCGACGATCCGCAACGTGATGTCCGACCTCGAGGACCTGGGGCTCGTGATCAGCCCGCATACGTCGGCGGGAAGAATTCCGACGCCGCGCGGGTATCGCCTGTTTGTCGATACCATGCTGACCGTCGAGTCCGCCGCCGACGAGGAAGCCGTCATGCGCACCGTCAAAACGACGTTGCAGGTCGGCGAGCCACAGAAAATTGTCGCAGCTGCGGCGAGCGTGCTGTCCAATTTGTCCCAGTTTGCTGGCGTGGTACTGACGCCGCGGCGCAGCCACGTTTTCAAGCAGATCGAGTTCATGCGCCTGTCCGACAAGCGCATTCTGCTGATCATCGTGACGCCCGAAGGCGATGTGCAGAACCGCATGATGGCGACGCAGCGTGACTTCTCGCCATCGCAGCTCACCGAAGCCTCCAACTACATCAATGCGCACTTCGCCGGCTTGTCGTTCGACGAGGTGCGCCGCCGCCTGCGCGAAGAAATCGACGAACTGCGCGGCGACATGACGGCGCTGATGCACGCGGCCGTCACCGCGAGTACCGATGAAGCCGACACTGGCGAGACGGTGCTGATCTCCGGGGAGCGCAACCTGCTCGAAGTTGCCGATCTTTCGTCGGACATGGCGCGCCTGCGCAAACTGTTCGATGTGTTCGATCAAAAGACCAGCCTCCTTCAGTTGCTCGACGTGTCGAGTCACGCGCAGGGCGTGCAGATTTTCATCGGCGGCGAGTCGAATCTCGTGCCGATCGAGGAAATGAGCGTCGTGACCGCACCGTATGAGGTGAACGGCAAGATAGTCGGCACGCTCGGCGTGATCGGGCCGACCCGAATGGCTTATAACCGCGTGATTCCGATCGTCGATATCACTGCGCGGCTTCTGTCCTTGACCCTCAGCCAGCAGTAA
- a CDS encoding NAD kinase translates to MQVTSQFRTVALVGRSNTPGISEPLAALASCIAKRGFDVVFEADTAQEIGVTDYPALTPAEIGARADVAVVLGGDGTMLGMGRQLAPYRTPVIGINHGRLGFITDIPISDMQEIVPQMLTGSFEREERTLLEARIMRNGEPIYHALAFNDVVVNRSGFSGMAELRVYVDGRFMYNQRSDGLIVATPTGSTAYALSSSGPILHPQLQGIVLVPIAPHALSNRPIVLPDDCKVGIQIVSGRDVNVNFDMQSFTALELNDTIDVRRSRHTVPFLHPVGYSYYATLRKKLHWNEHPSLEDDPEPE, encoded by the coding sequence ATGCAAGTTACCAGCCAGTTCAGGACCGTTGCGCTCGTTGGGCGCAGCAACACGCCCGGCATCAGCGAGCCGCTGGCGGCGCTCGCCTCGTGCATTGCAAAGCGCGGGTTCGACGTCGTGTTCGAAGCGGACACCGCCCAGGAAATCGGCGTGACCGACTATCCGGCGCTAACCCCGGCGGAAATCGGCGCGCGCGCCGACGTGGCTGTCGTGCTCGGCGGTGACGGCACCATGCTGGGCATGGGGCGACAACTCGCGCCATACCGCACGCCGGTCATCGGCATCAACCACGGACGCCTCGGCTTCATTACCGATATTCCGATTTCCGATATGCAAGAAATCGTCCCGCAGATGCTCACGGGCAGCTTCGAACGGGAAGAACGGACGCTGCTCGAGGCGCGCATCATGCGCAACGGCGAACCGATCTACCACGCGCTTGCGTTCAACGACGTCGTCGTCAACCGTAGTGGCTTTTCGGGGATGGCGGAACTGCGTGTGTATGTCGACGGGCGCTTCATGTACAACCAGCGCTCGGACGGCCTGATCGTCGCCACGCCAACCGGCTCGACGGCCTACGCGCTGTCGTCGTCGGGGCCGATCCTGCATCCGCAGTTGCAGGGCATCGTGCTGGTGCCCATCGCGCCGCATGCGCTGTCGAACCGGCCGATCGTGTTGCCTGACGACTGCAAGGTCGGCATCCAGATCGTCTCCGGGCGGGATGTGAACGTGAATTTCGACATGCAGTCGTTCACCGCGCTTGAACTGAACGACACTATCGATGTGCGCCGCTCGCGCCATACGGTGCCCTTCCTGCATCCGGTCGGCTACAGTTACTACGCGACGCTTCGCAAGAAGCTGCACTGGAATGAACATCCCTCGCTCGAAGACGACCCCGAGCCTGAGTGA
- the recN gene encoding DNA repair protein RecN, protein MLRHLSIRDFVIVAALDLEFESGFTVFSGETGAGKSILIDALALALGARADASVVRTGESRADITAEFATHAEVERWLDEQALGTDADDPHGSTVMLRRVIDANGRSRAFINGTPATLAQLREVGEMLVDIHGQHAHQLLMRPDAQRELFDTHAGLLETAASVTRAWRNWREAAQAVETAQTRDRELQLERERLAWQLTELDKLAPQPGEWEEINAEHRKLSHSANLIDGVQGALAALSESDEAMITHLGSIISKLRDLAEIDPALNDALAALEPAEIQLQEAAYSLSHYAQRLELDPDRLAQVDRRLDALHSMARKFRLQPETLPGEHEARRAQLAALDAAADLDSLRAFEARAKDAYVADAKQLSKSRAKAAKALGSAVTTGMQELSMVGGSFDVALVPLPEGGAHGMEQIEFRVAGHAGVPLRPLAKVASGGELARISLALAVIASTASPTPTLIFDEVDTGIGGGVAEVVGRLLHQLGRDRQVLCVTHLPQVAARGDHHFQVAKSGNGKGGTTSSVTSLDRSSRIEEVARMLGGIEITATTRKHAKEMLTA, encoded by the coding sequence ATGCTTCGCCATCTCTCGATACGCGACTTCGTCATTGTCGCCGCGCTCGATCTTGAATTCGAAAGCGGCTTTACGGTCTTTTCCGGTGAAACGGGCGCCGGCAAATCGATCCTGATCGACGCACTCGCCCTTGCGCTAGGCGCGCGCGCCGACGCAAGCGTCGTGCGCACCGGCGAGAGCCGCGCCGACATTACCGCGGAATTCGCGACGCACGCCGAGGTCGAGCGCTGGCTCGACGAGCAGGCGCTCGGCACCGACGCCGACGACCCGCACGGCAGCACGGTCATGCTGCGCCGGGTGATCGACGCCAACGGCCGCTCCCGCGCGTTCATCAACGGTACGCCGGCCACACTGGCGCAACTGCGCGAAGTGGGCGAAATGCTCGTCGACATTCACGGGCAGCACGCGCACCAGTTGCTGATGCGGCCCGACGCGCAGCGCGAACTGTTCGACACACACGCGGGCCTGCTCGAGACGGCCGCTTCGGTGACACGTGCCTGGCGTAACTGGCGCGAGGCTGCACAAGCCGTCGAAACAGCGCAGACGCGGGACCGCGAACTGCAACTCGAACGCGAGCGTCTCGCATGGCAGTTGACCGAACTCGACAAACTCGCGCCGCAACCCGGCGAATGGGAAGAAATCAACGCAGAGCATCGCAAGCTGTCGCACTCGGCGAACCTGATCGACGGCGTGCAGGGCGCGCTCGCGGCGCTGTCCGAATCGGATGAGGCGATGATCACCCATCTCGGCTCGATCATTTCAAAGCTGCGTGACCTTGCCGAAATCGATCCCGCCTTGAACGATGCGCTCGCCGCACTGGAACCCGCCGAGATCCAGTTGCAGGAAGCGGCCTACTCGCTCTCGCATTACGCGCAGCGGCTCGAACTCGATCCCGACCGGCTCGCCCAGGTCGACCGCCGTCTCGACGCGTTGCACTCGATGGCGCGCAAATTCCGCCTGCAGCCAGAAACACTGCCCGGAGAACACGAGGCACGCCGGGCGCAGCTTGCCGCGCTCGACGCCGCCGCCGACCTCGACAGCCTGCGTGCCTTCGAGGCCAGGGCGAAAGACGCCTACGTGGCCGACGCAAAACAGTTGTCGAAGTCACGGGCAAAGGCCGCGAAGGCGCTAGGTTCGGCCGTGACGACAGGCATGCAGGAATTGTCGATGGTGGGCGGCAGCTTCGACGTTGCGCTCGTGCCGCTGCCGGAAGGCGGCGCGCATGGCATGGAGCAGATCGAGTTTCGCGTCGCGGGTCACGCGGGCGTGCCGCTGCGGCCGTTGGCAAAAGTCGCGTCCGGGGGCGAACTGGCGCGGATCAGCCTCGCACTGGCCGTCATCGCAAGCACCGCGAGCCCCACGCCGACGCTGATATTCGACGAAGTGGATACGGGCATTGGCGGCGGCGTCGCGGAAGTGGTCGGGCGCTTGCTGCATCAACTCGGCCGAGACAGGCAGGTGCTGTGCGTCACGCACCTGCCGCAGGTCGCCGCGCGCGGCGATCATCACTTTCAGGTCGCAAAGAGCGGCAACGGCAAGGGCGGCACGACGAGCAGCGTCACCTCGCTCGACAGATCCAGTCGTATCGAGGAAGTGGCGCGGATGCTGGGCGGCATCGAGATCACGGCGACCACCCGCAAGCACGCAAAAGAAATGCTCACCGCCTGA